Proteins encoded by one window of Arabidopsis thaliana chromosome 2, partial sequence:
- a CDS encoding uncharacterized protein (BEST Arabidopsis thaliana protein match is: cyclin-dependent protein kinase 3;2 (TAIR:AT1G47210.1); Has 37 Blast hits to 37 proteins in 6 species: Archae - 0; Bacteria - 0; Metazoa - 0; Fungi - 0; Plants - 37; Viruses - 0; Other Eukaryotes - 0 (source: NCBI BLink).), protein MMEQEIWVRVTRAAAKRKASTAMGIDEDRLNKKRVFLGELLNVSNVNLLSNLN, encoded by the coding sequence ATGATGGAGCAAGAGATATGGGTGAGGGTTACAAGAGCGGCAGCAAAACGCAAAGCTTCGACGGCGATGGGTATTGATGAAGATCGGCTCAACAAGAAGAGAGTTTTCCTTGGTGAGCTTCTAAACGTCTCCAATGTCAATCTCTTATCTAATCTCAATTAG